Within the Oscillospiraceae bacterium genome, the region ACACGTTACCGACCATGTAAAAGGCCGCTCCCGTGTTCGCCTGGCGCGCTTTTGGTGGAGATGAGGGGATTCGAACCCCTGACCTTACGGATGCGAACCGTACGCTCTCCCAACTGAGCTACACCCCCATGGACGCGGGTCCGACGCTGGGCAGGACCAAAGGCACAGACGCGCGAGCTGGCCACGAAGGACACCTTCCTAAGTATAGCAGATTTTTTTGTTTTGTAAAGATGCAATCGCAGAAATTTTGCAGGCGCCTCAAACCAAGAAAATGTAAAAATATGGAAACATCCAGAGGCGCGAACACGCCCCGACGAGGACCGGGGACCGGTGGGAGACATGTTGTGGGTAAATTTTGTGCTCTGAGCTCTCTTGATTGGTAAAAATCGATAACAACAAGAGGAAATATCGGCGAAAAGATTTGCAAAGGGGGGCTAAATGCGGTATACTGAAAGATATATTTTCCGCGGTCCGGTGGCCGTGGGGCTTCTCCTGCGCCAGGCCCGGCTGGGAGACAGAAATTTGGGCGGCCCCCGCCGTGTGCGGGTGTGGGGCCGCGATGGGGTTAGGATTGATGATATGGCGGAGACAATGATGTTGGGCAATCAGGCGGTGGCGCGCGGACTCTGGGAGGCTGGATGCCGGTTTGTGTCCAGTTATCCTGGTACGCCGAGTACCGAGATCACCGAGTACGTTTCGGAATATCCGGAAGTTTACGCCGAGTGGGCGCCGAATGAGAAGGTGGCGGTCGAAGCAGCCGTTGGGGCCAGTGTCGCCGGCGCGCGCGCCTTCTCCGGCATGAAGCATGTGGGCCTCAACGTCGCGGCCGACCCTATCTTCACAGCCGCTTATACCGGTGTGTCCGCCGGACTGGTTGTCGCGGTGGCCGACGATCAGGGGATGCACTCGTCGCAAAACGAGCAGGACAGCCGTCATTACGCCCGCGCCGCGAAGCTGCCGATGTTGGAGCCCTCCGACTCGGCCGAGTGCCTGGACTTTGCCCGGCGGGCTTTTGACCTCTCGGAGGCGCATGATACGCCGGTGCTGCTGCGGCTCTCTACCCGCGTTTCTCACTCACAAAGCAGGGTGACGCCGTCCGAACGGCAGGAGAGAGAGAGGCGGCCGTATCAGAAGGATGCGGGCAAGTACGTCATGGTGCCCGCCGCCGCCCGCGTGCGGCATGCCGCGGTCGAGACACGGCTGACGGCGCTGACCGAGGTGGCCGAGACAAGTGCCTTCAACACCGTGGAGCGGCATGACAAACGAATCGGCGTGGTCGCGGCCGGCATCGCCTATCAGACCGCCCGTGAAGCGCTGGGAGAGAAAGCCTCTTATTTTAAATTGGGGATGATCTGGCCCCTGCCCGAGGCGAGTCTGCGCGCATTTGCCGCCGAGGTGGATACACTCTTCGTCATCGAGGAACTCGACGATTTCATCGAGACGCACTGCCGCAAGCTGGGTCTCGCTGTGCAGGGGAAAGCGTTGTTTTCCCCGCTGGGAGAATACACGGCCGAGCAGGTGCGCGCCGTCATATTGGGGACGGAGGCGCCCGCGCAGACACCGGCGGCCATACCCGGCCGTCCTCCGGTGCTGTGCCCCGGCTGCCCGCACAGAGGGCTCTTCCATGTGCTCCATAAGATGAAACTCACGGTCACCGGGGACATCGGCTGTTACACGCTGGGCGCGTCGCCGCCGCTTTCCGCGATCGACCTTTGTATCTGTATGGGCGCGTCGGTGTCCTCCCTGCACGGTTTCGTCCAGGTCAGACCGGAGATGGCCGGGCAGACGGTGGCGGTCATCGGGGACTCGACGTTCTTCCACTCCGGCATCACGGGGCTCATCAACATGGTCTACAACAAGAGTCACGGCACGGTGTTGATTTTGGACAACGCGATCACCGGTATGACGGGTCACCAGCAGAACCCGGCCACCGGTCTCACGTTGCAGGGCGTGCCGACGCATAAGCTAGACATCGAGGCGCTGTGCCGTGCCGTGGGCGTGGGGCGCGTACGCGTGCTGGATCCCCACGATCTGGCGGAGATGGAGGCGGCTCTGCGAGAGGAACTGGCGGCGCCGGAGCCCTCGGTCATCGTGGCCCGTCGGCCCTGCGTGCTGCTGCCGTATGTCAAGAGAGAGACGCCGCTGGCCATCGATGGGCCGAACTGCCGGGGTTGCCGGGCCTGCATGAACATCGGATGCCCGGCCATCCGCACCGATGGACGGGTCATGACCATCGACCGTTCGCTCTGCGTCGGCTGCGGACTCTGCGCCCGCCTGTGCCGGTTCGGCGCGATACATCCGGAGGGGGAACAGAAAGCATGAAGAATCTTTTGATTGCCGGTGTCGGCGGACAGGGATCCCTGCTGGCCAGCCGGATTTTGGGCGCCGTCTATCTGTCCGTGGGGATGGACGTCAAAGTCAGCGAGGTGCATGGCATGAGCCAGCGCGGCGGCAGCGTCATCACCTATGTGCGCGCCGGGGACAAGGTAGCTTCCCCGCTTATTCCGGAGGGCGAGACCGAGCTGCTTATCGCGCTGGAGCAGCTTGAGGCGTTGCGCTGGATGAGTCACGTGCGCCCCGGCGGCGCCGTGGTCATGAGCACGCAGATCATCCTGCCGATGCCGGTTATCACCGGGCAGACCGCATACCCGGAGAACATCGCGGATGCGGTGTGCGGGTGTGGATTGCAGACATATGTGGTGCAGGCGCACGACATAGCGGTCGGACTTAGCGACACCCGCGTGTCCAATGTGGTGTTGCTCGGCGCCGCCTCACGGCTTGTTGGCTTTGCGCCCGAGGTGTGGGACGATGCGCTCAGGGTCGCAGTGAAACCGAGGTTCCTGGAGATCAACCGGCAGGCTTTTGCCTTGGGGCGGGCCGCTCTGGAGGCGGAGGGTTGAGCGAGATGCTCCCAATGTTGGCCGCCGAGGCCGAGGCTGAGATCTCCGCCCGTTTTGCGGCCTTTGCGCGCACGGCGCACGAGAATACGCGCCGTGTGCTGGCCGTACTGGCCGCCCACCGCGTGTCCGACGGACATTTTGGCGGTACGACAGGGTATGGCTATGACGACGCCGGGCGCGCCGTGCTGGACGCCGTCTACGCCGACCTGATGGGCGCCGAAGATGCGTTGGTGCGCATCCAGTTTGTCAGCGGCACTCACGCCATCGCCTGCGCGCTCTTCGCCGCGTTGCGTCCGGGCGACGTGCTGGTGTCAGCCACGGGGCTGCCCTACGACACGCTGCACGGCGTCATTGGACTGCACGGGACAGGCATGGGGTCGCTGCGCGACTATGGCGTCGGTTTTTGCAGCGTGGCGCTGACATCGGAGGGCACGCCCGACCGGGACGCGCTCAAACAGGCCGTGCAGGACCCGGCGGTGCGCGCCGTGCTGGTCCAGCGCTCGCGCGGATACGAGGCCAGGCGCGCGCTGTCGATCGCGGACGTAGAAACGCTTGTACGCCTGGTAAAGGAGGAAAACCCGACGGCGGCTGTCGTCGTCGACAATTGTTATGGGGAATTTATCGAGACGCGGGAGCCCTGCGCCGTAGGCGCCGATCTTGTAGCCGGCTCGTTGATCAAAAATCCCGGCGGCGGGTTGGCGCTCACCGGCGGCTATGTGGCGGGCCGGCGCGGGTTGGTCGAGCGGGCGGCCGCCAGGCTGACGGCGCCCGGCATCGGCCGGGCCTGCGGCGCGACGCTGGGACAGAATCGCGCGCTCTTTCAGGGCTTGTTTCAGGCGCCGCATGCGGTGTCGCAGGCGTTGATGACCGCCGCGTTTTGTGCCGCGCTGATGGAGAAACTCGGCTGTGAGGCCGACCCGGGGCCCTGCGCACCGCGCGGCGACATCATTCAAATGATTCGCTTCGGGGCTCCGGAGCCGCTGCTGCGTTTCTGCCGGGGCATTCAGGCCGGCGCGCCGGTGGACAGCTTCGCCGTGCCGGAGCCGTGGGCGATGCCCGGATATGGCTGCCCGGTCGTCATGGCGGCGGGGACCTTTGTGCAGGGGGCGTCCCTCGAACTCTCGTGTGACGCGCCCATGCGGCCGCCCTTCGACGCCTATCTCCAGGGGGGCCTCACCTATGAGGCGGGCCGAGCGGGTGTGCTGACCGCCGCCGCGGCGCTGTTGGAGGGGACGACGTGATCATTTTGGGCATAGATCCGGGCCTTGCCACCGTGGGATTCGGTTTGATCGAGGCGGAGCGGGGACGGCTGCGGCATCTGCGCCACGGTGTGGTGACGACGCCGGCCGGCGTGCCGCTGCCGCGGCGGCTGCTCTCGATCGCGGAGGATGTGGAGGCGCTGCTGTCTGCCTTTCACCCGGAGGCCGTGGCCGTGGAGGAATTGTTTTTCAGCAAAAATGTGACCACCGGGTTGGCGGTGGCCCACGGTCGCGGCGTGATCTTGGCCGCTGTCGCCCGGTCCGGGCTCTCGGTGGCCGAGTACAAGCCCATGCAGGTAAAACAGGCGGTGGTGGGTTACGGCGCCGCCGACAAGCGTCAGGTGATGGAGATGACCCGGCAGCTGTTGGGGCTTTCGTCCGTGCCCAGACCGGACGACGCCGCCGACGCCCTAGCCGTCGCCATCTGCCACGCCGGCACGGCCGCCTCGCTGTTGGGGCGCGTGCCGCCGGGGTGATGTCATCGGCTGCTGCGCGGCCTGAAACCCTTACAAAATGCCCACAACATCTTGTAGAAACCACAAGATGTTGTGGGCATTTTGGGGTTTTGGCGATGTCGGGATCCACACGGGATTCAGTCCGTCACAGCGAGTAGAGCTCGTCGTTTTGGACGACTTGAATTCCGTTTTTTAACAGTATTGTTTGGGCGCGTTCGTTGTCTTCCACGCGGAAAATCACGTAGGCGTTGCCCTGTTGCCTCGCGATGAAGGCGTACGCGTACTCGACGCTGATCCCCTCCGCCGCCAAGACGCTCAGCGCCTGGGCGAGACTGCCCGGTTTGTCCGCGACGGACACCGCGAGCACAGGCGTCACCGAGACGACGCACTGCGCGGCTTTGAGTACATCCAGCGCCCGCGCCGGTTCGCTGACGATGAGTCGCAAGATGCCGAAATCCATTGTGTCGGCGATGGACATGGCGCGCAGGTCAATGCCGGCGGCGCCCAGTGTCTGCGTCACCTCCGCCAGCCGTCCGGGGCTGTTTTCCACAAAAATGGAAATCTGATCGATTGCCATCTGTCTTCCCCCTCGTTGTTGTAAAATTTGAGACCCGAGTGTTTTAGATCTTTCGCTTATCAATGACGCGGACGGCCTTGCCCTCGCTGCGGGCGATGGTGCGCGGTGCGACCAGCGTCACCTTCGGGGAGATGCCCAGCATGGCGCGCAGCGAGGCAAGCAGTTCCTCCTCCCGGGTGGCGATCTGTTTGATCGTGTCGGAGAACATCTCCGGGGTCATCTCCACTTGGACTTCGAAGGTGTCCGTATAGTTTACCCTGTCGACAATGATCTGGTAATTCGCCGGGAACCCGGCGCCGAGCAGCACCGTCTCAATCTGAGACGGGAAGACATTGACGCCTCTGATGATCAGCATATCGTCGCTGCGACCCATCGGTTTCGACATCTTGATGAGCGTTCGGCCGCAGGAACATGCCTTGCGGCTCAGCACGCAGATGTCCCGCGTCCGGTAGCGCAGCAACGGAAAAGCCGTCTTGCTGATACAACTGAAGACGAGCTCGCCCTTGGAGCCCTCCGGCAGGATCTCGCCCGTGTCGGGGTCGACGACCTCCGCGAGGAAGTGATCCTCGTTGACGTGCATCCCCGTCTGTTCCTCGCACTCAAACGACACGCCCGGCCCCGAGATCTCCGTCAGTCCATAGATGTCGTAGGCGCGGATGCCCAGTTTTTCCTCGATATCGCGGCGCATCTCTTCGCTCCAGGCCTCCGCGCCGAAGATGCCGGCCTTCAGTTTGATCTCGCTCCGCCGATCCTGCGCGGTGATTGTCTCTGCCAGATATGCGGCATAGGAGGGCGTACAGCACAGGATTGTTGAGCCGAGGTCGCACATAAACTGGATCTGCCGGTCCGTGTTGCCGGAGGACATGGGCAACGTCAGCGACCCCACCTTGTGGGAACCGCCGTTCAGACCCGGGCCGCCCGTGAACAGGCCGTAGCCGTAAGAGACGTGCACCACATCGTCCTTTGTTCCGCCGGCCGCAATGATGGCCCTGGCGCA harbors:
- a CDS encoding methionine gamma-lyase family protein; the protein is MLPMLAAEAEAEISARFAAFARTAHENTRRVLAVLAAHRVSDGHFGGTTGYGYDDAGRAVLDAVYADLMGAEDALVRIQFVSGTHAIACALFAALRPGDVLVSATGLPYDTLHGVIGLHGTGMGSLRDYGVGFCSVALTSEGTPDRDALKQAVQDPAVRAVLVQRSRGYEARRALSIADVETLVRLVKEENPTAAVVVDNCYGEFIETREPCAVGADLVAGSLIKNPGGGLALTGGYVAGRRGLVERAAARLTAPGIGRACGATLGQNRALFQGLFQAPHAVSQALMTAAFCAALMEKLGCEADPGPCAPRGDIIQMIRFGAPEPLLRFCRGIQAGAPVDSFAVPEPWAMPGYGCPVVMAAGTFVQGASLELSCDAPMRPPFDAYLQGGLTYEAGRAGVLTAAAALLEGTT
- the ruvC gene encoding crossover junction endodeoxyribonuclease RuvC; the protein is MIILGIDPGLATVGFGLIEAERGRLRHLRHGVVTTPAGVPLPRRLLSIAEDVEALLSAFHPEAVAVEELFFSKNVTTGLAVAHGRGVILAAVARSGLSVAEYKPMQVKQAVVGYGAADKRQVMEMTRQLLGLSSVPRPDDAADALAVAICHAGTAASLLGRVPPG
- a CDS encoding ACT domain-containing protein, with amino-acid sequence MAIDQISIFVENSPGRLAEVTQTLGAAGIDLRAMSIADTMDFGILRLIVSEPARALDVLKAAQCVVSVTPVLAVSVADKPGSLAQALSVLAAEGISVEYAYAFIARQQGNAYVIFRVEDNERAQTILLKNGIQVVQNDELYSL
- the iorA gene encoding indolepyruvate ferredoxin oxidoreductase subunit alpha; the encoded protein is MAETMMLGNQAVARGLWEAGCRFVSSYPGTPSTEITEYVSEYPEVYAEWAPNEKVAVEAAVGASVAGARAFSGMKHVGLNVAADPIFTAAYTGVSAGLVVAVADDQGMHSSQNEQDSRHYARAAKLPMLEPSDSAECLDFARRAFDLSEAHDTPVLLRLSTRVSHSQSRVTPSERQERERRPYQKDAGKYVMVPAAARVRHAAVETRLTALTEVAETSAFNTVERHDKRIGVVAAGIAYQTAREALGEKASYFKLGMIWPLPEASLRAFAAEVDTLFVIEELDDFIETHCRKLGLAVQGKALFSPLGEYTAEQVRAVILGTEAPAQTPAAIPGRPPVLCPGCPHRGLFHVLHKMKLTVTGDIGCYTLGASPPLSAIDLCICMGASVSSLHGFVQVRPEMAGQTVAVIGDSTFFHSGITGLINMVYNKSHGTVLILDNAITGMTGHQQNPATGLTLQGVPTHKLDIEALCRAVGVGRVRVLDPHDLAEMEAALREELAAPEPSVIVARRPCVLLPYVKRETPLAIDGPNCRGCRACMNIGCPAIRTDGRVMTIDRSLCVGCGLCARLCRFGAIHPEGEQKA
- a CDS encoding phenylacetate--CoA ligase, producing the protein MECAPRDTLQALQSERLVRTVRHVYQNVAYYRDLMDKKGVGPDDIRSVDDLPKLPFLTKDDLRDAYPYGLLAVPLHDCVRIQSTSGTTGRRVVAFYTQDDINLWDDCCARAIIAAGGTKDDVVHVSYGYGLFTGGPGLNGGSHKVGSLTLPMSSGNTDRQIQFMCDLGSTILCCTPSYAAYLAETITAQDRRSEIKLKAGIFGAEAWSEEMRRDIEEKLGIRAYDIYGLTEISGPGVSFECEEQTGMHVNEDHFLAEVVDPDTGEILPEGSKGELVFSCISKTAFPLLRYRTRDICVLSRKACSCGRTLIKMSKPMGRSDDMLIIRGVNVFPSQIETVLLGAGFPANYQIIVDRVNYTDTFEVQVEMTPEMFSDTIKQIATREEELLASLRAMLGISPKVTLVAPRTIARSEGKAVRVIDKRKI
- a CDS encoding indolepyruvate oxidoreductase subunit beta; amino-acid sequence: MKNLLIAGVGGQGSLLASRILGAVYLSVGMDVKVSEVHGMSQRGGSVITYVRAGDKVASPLIPEGETELLIALEQLEALRWMSHVRPGGAVVMSTQIILPMPVITGQTAYPENIADAVCGCGLQTYVVQAHDIAVGLSDTRVSNVVLLGAASRLVGFAPEVWDDALRVAVKPRFLEINRQAFALGRAALEAEG